In Luteitalea sp., the genomic window CTGGGTTCTCGCTGCGCGCCCGCCCGACCGCGGCTGGGGCAGGACGCGAAGCGCGCTTCACGTACGGCACTGAGGTAGTCGCGTTCTCCGGTCAGACCGCGCCGACGGTCGACGTCGATGGAGAAGTGGTGTTCGTGGGATTCGGCATCGTTGCACCGGAGTACAAGTGGGACGATTACGCCGGCATGGACGTGAAAGGGAAAGTCGTCCTCGTCATGGTGAACGATCCGCCCGCGACGCCGGAGGAGCCAGAGCTCTTTGGCGGCAAAGCGCTGACCTACTACGGGCGCTGGACGTACAAATACGAGGAGGCGGCTCGCCGTGGTGCGGCGGGGGCGGTGTTGATTCACACCGACGAGTCCGCAACCTATCCGTGGCAAGTGGTGGAGTCCTCGTGGACAGGCAGTCAGTACGCCATCGAGCCCTCCTCCGGGACCCCGACGCTCGCGCTCAAGGCGTGGATAACCGACAGCGCCGCCCGCACGCTCGCCGAGCTCGGAGGCCAGGACCTCGACGCGCTGCGTGCCGCCGCCTCCACGCGGGGGGCCCGGCCGACCCCTCTCGGCGTGCGCGTTGACGGCTCGATCGAGCAGCGCGTCACTCGAAAGGCGTCGCCGAACGTGATTGGCGTGCTGCCGGGAGAGCGTACGAGCGAAGCTATCATCTACACGTCGCACTACGATCACCTAGGCCGTCGAGATGACGCGCCGAAAGAGGACACGATCTACAACGGTGCGGTCGACAATGCGTCAGGCGTGGCAGGCCTGCTGGAGGTGGCAGACGCGTTCGGGCGTGCAGAAGCGACGCCCGGTCGATCCGTCTACTTCGTGGCGACGACGGCGGA contains:
- a CDS encoding M20/M25/M40 family metallo-hydrolase, producing MFWLTVLLISTFNAGGQAADAPPMPGASARSGKAPLPYDVIREDDLLAHAAFLADDLLDGRAPATRGGNLAARYIAAQFAQLGLQPGGDDGSWFQQVPIVESVVQPGFSLRARPTAAGAGREARFTYGTEVVAFSGQTAPTVDVDGEVVFVGFGIVAPEYKWDDYAGMDVKGKVVLVMVNDPPATPEEPELFGGKALTYYGRWTYKYEEAARRGAAGAVLIHTDESATYPWQVVESSWTGSQYAIEPSSGTPTLALKAWITDSAARTLAELGGQDLDALRAAASTRGARPTPLGVRVDGSIEQRVTRKASPNVIGVLPGERTSEAIIYTSHYDHLGRRDDAPKEDTIYNGAVDNASGVAGLLEVADAFGRAEATPGRSVYFVATTAEESGLLGSEYFAAHPPIPLERFAANINMDAMNVYGPTRDLVLLGAERSTLGEVAAEVARDWGRVLGEDQHAERGYFFRSDHFPLAKAGVPALSFEDGSDFESSAAQQRAEAYNETDYHQPSDEVKSDWDLSGMVLDVSLLADLGWRTAASSEMPAYAAEDLFARPRAR